The Equus asinus isolate D_3611 breed Donkey chromosome 22, EquAss-T2T_v2, whole genome shotgun sequence genome has a segment encoding these proteins:
- the BAZ2A gene encoding bromodomain adjacent to zinc finger domain protein 2A isoform X6 produces the protein MEANDHFNFTGLPPAPAASGLKPSPSSGEGLYTNGSPMNFPQQGKSLNGDVNVNGLSTVSHTTTSGILNSAPHSSSTSHLHHPNVAYDCLWNYSQYTSANPGSNLKDPPLLSQFSGGQYPLNGILGGSRQPSSPSHNTNLRAGSQEFWANGTQSPMGLNFDSQELYDSFPDQNFEEVGSSIHPDEAAEKELSSVVAENGTGLVGSLELEEEQPELKMCGYNGSVPSVESLHQEVSVLVPDPTVSCLDDPSHLPDQLEDTPILSEVSLEPFNTLAPEPVSGGLYGIDDTELMGAEDKLPLEDSPVISALDCPSLNNTTAFSLLADDSQTSASIFASPASPPVLGESVLQDNSFDLNNGSDAEQEEMETQASDFPPHLAQPVPDQSSTIQLHPATAPAVSPTASPAISLAVSPAASPEISPEVSPAVSPAASPELSPAVSPAAFPTVSPTSSAALPPVSSEVSLTASPVTSPKVSPAASPAAVFPVASPGNKDVSSFPETTADLEEITGEGVTASGSGDVLRRRIATPEEVRLPLQHGWRREVRIKKGSHRWQGETWYYGPCGKRMKQFPEVIKYLSRNVVHNVRREHFSFSPRMPVGDFFEERDTPEGLQWVQLSAEEIPSRIQAITGKRGRPRNTEKAKTKEVPKVKRGRGRPPKVKITELLNKTDNRLLKKLEAQETLNEEDKAKMSKIKKKVKQKVQRGECQTAGQGQARNKRKQETKSLKQKEAKKKSKAEKEKVKAKQEKLKEKVKREKKEKVEMKEKEEVTKAKAACKADKTLTSQRRLEERQRQQMILEEMKKPTEDMCLTDHQPLPDFSRIPGLILPSGAFSDCLTIVEFLHSFGKVLGFDPAKDVPSLGVLQEGLLCQGDSLGEVQDLLVRLLKAALYDPGLPSYCQSLKILGEKVSEIPLTRDNVSEILRCFLMAYGVEPALCDSLRTQPFQAQPPQQKAAVLAFLVHELNGSTLIINEIDKTLESMSSYRKNKWIVEGRLRRLKTALAKRTGRPEVEMQGPEEGLGRRRSSRIMEETSGMEEEEEEEITAVVHGRRGRRDGEVDATASSIPELERQIEKLSKRQLFFRKKLLHSSQMLRAVSLGQDRYRRRYWVLPYLAGIFVEGTEGSLVPEDVIKQETDSLKVAGHTAPSPAPFSLKRELAVSSTSTSSPARARGRPRKTKPGSMHPRHLKSPFRGQESEQPQAQLQPETQPHPQLQAHAQPQPQPQPQLQSHPQSHNGFLEPEGSPLSLGQSQHDLSQSAFLSWLSQTQSHGSLLSSSVLTPDSSPGKLDPTPSQPLEEPEPDEAESSPDSQAPWFNFSAQIPCNAAPTPPPAVSEDQPTPSLQLPVSSKPANRPSAANPCSPVQLSSTPLPGVAPKRRAGDPGETPQSPAGLRQPKRRGRPPSKFFKQMEQRYLTQLTAQPVPAEMCSGWWWIQDPETLDATLKALHPRGIREKALHKHLNKHRDFLQEVCLRPSTDPIFEPSQLPPFQEGILSWSPKEKTYETDLAVLQWVEELEQRVILSDLQIRGWTCPSPDSTREDLAYCEHLPDSQEDITWRGRGREGLAPVRKTTNPLDLAVMRLAALEQNVERRYLREPLWPAHEVVLEKALLSSPSSAPQCATTEISYEITPRIRAWRQTLERCRSAAQVCLCLGQLERSIAWEKSVNKVTCLVCRKGDNDEFLLLCDGCDRGCHIYCHRPKMEAVPEGDWFCAVCLAQQVEGEFTQKPRFPKRGQKRKSSYVLNFPEGDGRRRRVLSRGRESPAVPRYSEEGLSPSKRRRLSMRNHHSDLTFCEIILMEMESHDAAWPFLEPVNPRLVSGYRRIIKNPMDFSTMRERLLRGGYTSSEEFAADALLVFDNCQTFNEDDSEVGKAGHIMRRFFESRWEEFYQGKQANL, from the exons ATGGAGGCAAACGACCATTTTAACTTTACTGGCCTTCCCCCTGCACCTGCTGCCTCAGGACTGAAACCCTCTCCCTCCTCAGGGGAGGGCCTCTACACTAACGGGTCTCCCATGAACTTCCCCCAGCAAGGGAAAA GTTTGAATGGGGATGTGAATGTTAATGGCTTATCTACTGTATCTCACACTACTACTTCAGGGATTTTGAACTCTGctccccactcctccagcacCTCACACCTCCATCACCCCAACGTGGCCTACGACTGTCTCTGGAACTACTCACAGTACACATCTGCCAATCCTGGCAGCAACCTCAAGGACCCACCCCTTCTCTCCCAGTTCTCTGGGGGACAATACCCACTCAACGGCATCCTTGGGGGCAGCCGGCAACCTTCATCCCCAAGTCACAACACTAACCTTCGGGCTGGGAGCCAGGAATTCTGGGCCAACGGCACCCAGAGTCCCATGGGGCTTAACTTCGACTCACAGGAACTGTATGATTCCTTTCCTGACCAGAATTTTGAG GAGGTAGGCAGTAGTATCCATCCTGATGAGGCGGCAGAAAAGGAGCTGTCTTCAGTTGTGGCAGAGAATGGCACTGGCTTGGTAGGCAGCCTGGAGCTGGAGGAAGAGCAGCCAG AACTGAAGATGTGTGGCTACAATGGCTCCGTCCCTTCTGTGGAATCATTACACCAGGAGGTCTCAGTCTTGGTCCCTGACCCCACAGTGAGCTGCTTAGATGATCCTTCACATCTTCCTGATCAACTGGAAGACACTCCAATCCTCAGTGAAGTCTCTCTGGAGCCCTTCAACACTCTGGCACCAG AGCCAGTGAGTGGAGGACTCTATGGTATAGATGACACGGAGCTGATGGGTGCAGAGGACAAGCTGCCTCTTGAGGACAGCCCTGTGATTTCTGCCCTTGACTGCCCTTCCCTCAATAACACCACTGCCTTCAGTCTCCTGGCAGATGACAGTCAAACTTCAGCCTCTATTTTTGCCAGCCCCGCTTCTCCACCTGTCCTTGGGGAATCTGTCCTGCAGG ATAACAGCTTTGACCTGAATAATGGTAGTGATGCAgaacaggaagaaatggagactcaGGCTTCAGACTTCCCACCACATCTGGCCCAACCAGTCCCTGACCAGTCATCCACTATTCAGCTACATCCAGCAACCGCACCAGCAGTCTCGCCAACAGCCTCCCCAGCAATCTCCTTGGCAGTTTCTCCAGCAGCCTCCCCTGAAATCTCTCCAGAGGTCTCCCCAGCAGTTTCTCCAGCAGCCTCTCCAGAACTCTCCCCAGCCGTCTCCCCAGCAGCCTTCCCTACAGTCTCTCCAACTTCCTCGGCAGCCCTCCCACCAGTATCCTCGGAAGTCTCCTTGACAGCCTCCCCGGTGACCTCCCCAAAAGTGTCCCCTGCAGCTTCCCCAGCAGCTGTCTTCCCAGTAGCCTCCCCAGGAAATAAGGATGTCAGCAGCTTCCCTGAAACCACTGCTGACCTGGAAGAGATCACCGGTGAAGGAGTCACTGCTTCTGGCAGTG GTGATGTCCTGAGGAGACGTATTGCTACCCCTGAAGAAGTTCGTCTTCCCCTCCAACATGG gtggcGGAGAGAGGTGCGCATCAAGAAGGGCAGCCACCGCTGGCAGGGAGAGACCTGGTATTACGGCCCCTGTGGGAAGAGGATGAAACAGTTCCCGGAAGTGATCAAG TACCTGAGCCGCAACGTGGTACACAATGTCCGCCGTGAGCACTTCAGCTTCAGTCCCCGTATGCCTGTTGGAGATTTCTTTGAAGAGAGAGACACACCAGAG GGCTTGCAGTGGGTACAGCTCTCAGCAGAGGAGATCCCATCCAGGATTCAGGCAATTACTGGGAAACGGGGCCGACCTCGAAACACTGAGAAGGCCAAGACCAAGGAAGTCCCCAAGGTGAAACGGGGCCGAGGTCGGCCACCCAAGGTCAAAATCACTGAGCTGTTGAATAAGACAGACAACCGCCTCCTAAAGAAATTGGAGGCCCAAG AAACGCTGAATGAGGAGGATAAAGCAAAGATGAGTAAAATCAAGAAGAAGGTGAAGCAGAAGGTACAGCGGGGAGAGTGTCAGACTGCTGGCCAAGGGCAG GCCAGAAACAAGCGGAAACAAGAGACCAAGAGCTTAAAGCAGAAGGAAGCTAAGAAGAAATCCAAG GCTGAGAAGGAGAAGGTAAAGGCAAagcaggaaaaactgaaagaaaaagtcaagagggagaagaaggagaaggtagaaatgaaggaaaaggaggaggtgacCAAAGCCAAGGCAGCCTGTAAAGCAGATAAAACCCTGACCTCGCAGAGGCGCTTGGAGGAGCGGCAGAGACAGCAGATGATCTTGGAAGAGATGAAGAAGCCCACAGAGGATATGTGTCTGACTGACCACCAG CCCCTGCCCGACTTCTCACGCATCCCTGGTCTCATCCTGCCTAGTGGGGCCTTCTCAGACTGCTTGACCATTGTGGAGTTTCTGCACAGCTTTGGCAAGGTGCTGGGCTTTGACCCTGCCAAAGATGTACCTAGCTTGGGGGTCCTGCAGGAGGGACTTCTGTGTCAAGGCGACAGCTTGGGCGAGGTGCAAGATCTGCTTGTGCGGCTCCTGAAGGCTGCCCTCTACGATCCTGGCTTGCCCTCCTACTGTCAG TCCTTAAAGATCTTGGGGGAGAAGGTATCTGAGATCCCACTGACAAGAGACAACGTGTCTGAGATCCTGCGCTGCTTCCTCATGGCATATGGAGTGGAGCCAGCCCTCTGTGACAGCCTGCGCACCCAGCCTTTTCAGGCCCAGCCACCCCAACAGAAGGCTGCTGTCCTGGCCTTCCTGGTGCATGAGCTCAACGGCTCCACCCTCATCATCAa TGAGATTGACAAGACTCTGGAGAGTATGTCCAGCTACAGGAAAAACAAGTGGATTGTTGAAGGCCGGCTCCGGAG ACTGAAAACTGCTCTGGCCAAGCGAACTGGGCGGCCTGAGGTAGAGATGCAAGGGCCAGAGGAAGGCCTGGGGCGGAGGCGCAGTTCTCGGATCATGGAGGAGACCAGTGgcatggaagaggaggaagaggaggagattaCAGCAGTTGTCCATGGCCGTAGGGGTCGAAGAGATGGAGAG GTTGATGCCACAGCATCTAGCATCCCAGAGCTAGAGCGCCAGATAGAAAAACTCAGCAAG CGTCAGCTTTTCTTTCGCAAAAAGCTGCTTCACTCATCCCAGATGCTTCGGGCAGTCTCCTTGGGTCAGGACCGCTACAGACGCCGCTACTGGGTGTTGCCCTATTTGGCTGGTATCTTTGTGGAAGGAACAGAGGGGAGCTTAG TTCCTGAGGATGTGATAAAGCAGGAAACTGACTCCTTGAAAGTAGCAGGCCATACAGCACCCagcccagctcccttctctctgaagaGGGAATTAGCTGTCTCCAGCACCTCCACCAGTTCTCCTGCCCGGGCCCGAGGCCGACCTCGAAAAACTAAGCCTGGGTCTATGCATCCTAGGCACCTTAAATCCCCTTTTAGGGGTCAGGAGTCAGAACAGCCCCAAGCCCAGCTTCAGCCTGAGACTCAGCCCCATCCTCAGCTTCAGGCTCAtgcccagcctcagccccagccccagccccagcttcAGTCCCATCCTCAGTCCCATAATGGGTTCCTGGAGCCAGAAGGCTCCCCTTTGTCTCTGGGTCAGAGCCAGCATGACCTCAGCCAGTCAGCCTTCCTGTCTTGGCTAAGCCAGACTCAGAGCCATGGCTCCCTGTTGAGCAGCTCAGTCCTCACGCCTGATAGCAGCCCCGGAAAACTGGACCCGACCCCATCACAGCCCCTAGAGGAGCCAGAGCCTGATGAGGCGGAATCCAGCCCTGATTCTCAAGCTCCCTGGTTTAACTTCTCAGCTCAGATACCCTGCAACGCTGCCCCTACGCCACCCCCTGCAGTTTCTGAGGACCAGCCTACTCCCTCCCTCCAGCTACCTGTCTCCTCCAAGCCA GCGAACAGACCCAGTGCTGCCAACCCCTGTTCTCCAGTGCAGCTCTCTTCCACCCCTTTGCCTGGGGTGGCCCCTAAGAGGCGAGCAGGAGACCCTGGAGAAACACCACAAAGTCCCGCAGGGCTGCGACAGCCAAAACGGAGAGGGAGACCCCCCAGTAAGTTCTTCAAACAGATGGAGCAGCGTTACCTAACCCAGCTGACAGCCCAGCCTGTCCCTGCTG AGATGTGCTCAGGCTGGTGGTGGATCCAAGATCCTGAGACATTGGATGCCACACTCAAGGCCCTGCACCCCCGAGGCATCCGGGAGAAGGCACTTCACAAACACCTAAACAAGCACAGGGACTTCTTACAGGAAGTCTGCCTTCGGCCCTCAACTG ACCCCATTTTTGAGCCCAGTCAGCTACCTCCCTTTCAAGAAGGGATTTTAAGCTGGTCTCCCAAAGAGAAGACATATGAGACAGACCTGGCTGTGCTTCAGTGGGTAGAGGAGCTGGAACAGCGGGTTATCCTGTCTGATCTGCAGATTCGG GGCTGGACATGTCCTAGCCCAGACTCTACTCGTGAAGACTTGGCCTACTGTGAGCATCTGCCCGACTCCCAGGAGGACATCACCTGGAGAGGTCGAGGCAGGGAAGGTCTGGCACCCGTGCGTAAAACTACCAACCCTCTGGACCTGGCTGTGATGCGACTGGCTGCCCTGGAGCAGAATGTGGAGCGACGGTATCTACGGGAGCCCCTCTGGCCAGCTCACGAGGTTGTGCTGGAGAAGGCCCTGCTCAGCTCCCCCAGTAGTGCCCCCCAGTGCGCCACTACAGAGAT ATCATATGAGATCACCCCTCGCATTCGGGCCTGGCGCCAGACACTCGAGCGGTGCCGCAGTGCAGCCCAGGTGTGTTTGTGCCTGGGCCAGCTGGAGAGGTCCATTGCCTGGGAGAAGTCTGTCAACAAAGTG ACCTGTCTAGTCTGCCGGAAGGGTGACAACGATGAGTTTCTTCTGCTTTGTGATGGATGTGACCGTGGCTGCCACATTTACTGCCATCGGCCCAAGATGGAGGCTGTCCCAGAAGGAGACTGGTTCTGTGCTGTCTGTTTGGCCCAG cAGGTAGAGGGAGAATTCACTCAGAAGCCTCGTTTCCCAAAACGAGGCCAGAAGCGGAAAAGTAGTTATGTGCTGAACTTCCCAGAGGGTGATGGCCGCCGACGCCGGGTACTGTCAAGGGGCCGAGAAAGCCCAGCAGTGCCTCGGTACTCCGAAGAAGGGCTGTCCCCCTCGAAGCGGCGGCGACTCTCCATGCGGAACCACCACAGTGATCTCACATTTTGCGA GATTATCTTGATGGAGATGGAGTCCCATGATGCAGCCTGGCCCTTCCTGGAGCCTGTGAACCCACGTTTGGTGAGTGGGTACCGGCGCATCATCAAAAACCCTATGGATTTTTCCACCATGAGGGAGCGGCTGCTCCGGGGAGG GTACACCAGCTCAGAGGAGTTTGCGGCTGACGCACTCCTGGTCTTTGACAACTGCCAGACCTTCAACGAGGATGACTCTGAAGTGGGCAAGGCTGGGCACATCATGCGCCGCTTCTTCGAGAGCCGCTGGGAGGAGTTTTATCAGGGAAAACAGGCCAATCTATGA